A single genomic interval of Arachis duranensis cultivar V14167 chromosome 7, aradu.V14167.gnm2.J7QH, whole genome shotgun sequence harbors:
- the LOC110273643 gene encoding uncharacterized protein LOC110273643 has protein sequence MDFGPHDDDLKENPKISPSTSLFSELSASSPSSGSSLSSNDKKRAKFEQQYGANWKCVPRQRKNGKWDKFYYHTESGIMCRSLKEVERFEKEGTRPGRKPKKVKMENVETTVKEMGATVTEETSPNKKEEKEEPQTKSVEVENVLVDANQNLNQLNPNDQQYFSEDSERTPSPPWSLSHVVSPREGTRASAWWRKPT, from the exons ATGGATTTTGGTCCACATGATGATGATTTGAAAGAGAACCCCAAGATTTCACCATCAACAAGTTTATTCAGTGAATTG AGTGCAAGTAGTCCATCATCAGGTTCAAGCTTATCATCAAATGATAAGAAAAGAGCTAAATTTGAACAACAATATGGTGCCAATTGGAAGTGTGTTCCTAGACagagaaaaaatggaaaatgggATAAG ttCTATTATCATACGGAGTCAGGAATTATGTGTAGATCTTTAAAAGAGGTTGAAAGATTTGAGAAAGAAGGCACTCGCCCAGGTCGCAAGCCAAAAAAAGTGAAAATGGAAAATGTTGAAACAACAGTGAAA gaaaTGGGTGCTACTGTGACTGAGGAAACTTCAcccaacaaaaaagaagaaaaagaagaaccacAAACAAAAAGTGTTGAGGTTGAAAATGTTTTGGTAGATGCTAACCAAAACCTAAATCAGCTCAACCCTAATGATCAACAATACTTTTCAGAAG ATTCTGAGAGAACTCCTTCTCCCCCATGGTCTCTGTCTCATGTGGTTAGTCCAAG GGAAGGAACTAGAGCTAGTGCTTGGTGGAGGAAGCCAACATGA